The Streptomyces lienomycini sequence GGAGCGGCTCGCCCTGCGCGCCCGGACGGAGGCCGACATAGCGGCGCTGACCGGGGACATCATCCAGATGGAACCCACCTGGACCGTGTGAGATCCGGACCCGCCCGTCCACGTCGAGGTGTGGAAACCGTGTGACGTACGCCGTACGGGGCCCGTACGAGTGCCTGCCGCGGCCCGTCTCGATCTAGGGTTCTGGCATGGCACGACCACGGCGCATCGTTCTTGTCCGGCACGGCGAGTCGACCGGCAACGTCGACGACACCGTGTACGAGCGCGAACCCGACCACGCGCTGGCCCTCACCGACCGGGGCCGGGCCCAGGCCGAGGAGACCGGCAAAGGGCTGCGCGAAGTGTTCGGCCGCGAACGGGTCAGCGTGTACGTCTCCCCGTACCGCCGCACCCACGAGACGCTTCGCGCCTTCCACCTCGACCCGGAACTCATACGGATACGCGAGGAGCCGCGGCTGCGTGAGCAGGACTGGGGCAACTGGCAGGACCGCGACGACGTGCGCCTGCAGAAGGCCTACCGCGACGCCTACGGCCACTTCTTCTACCGCTTCGCCCAGGGCGAGTCGGGCGCCGACGTGTACGACCGGGTCGGCGGCTTCCTCGAGAGCCTGTTCCGCAGCTTCGAGGACCCCGGTCATCCGCAGAACGTGCTGCTGGTGACCCACGGACTCGCCATGCGCCTGTTCTGCATGAGGTGGTTCCACTGGACGGTCGCGGAGTTCGAGTCACTGTCCAACCCGGGGAACGCCGAGATGCGGATGCTCGTTCTCGGTGAGGACGGCAAGTACCTTCTTGACCGGCCTTTCGAACGCTGGCGAGATCCGGAACCGTACGGGATCACCGGATAGAGTGGCAGGGCGATGACCGCTCATTCTTCTCCCGACGGGCGCCTGGACCGGGCCCTGTCCAGCCTGCGCGGACTGTCGGTGGGGGACGCGCTGGGCTCACAGTTCTTCGTACCCGCGAACTATCCGCTGCTGGGGCGCCGCGAGTTGCCGCCGGGCACCTGGCAGTGGACGGACGACACGGAGATGGCCTGCTCCGTCGTCTCCGTCCTGGCCTCCCACCGCCGCATCGACCAGGACGCGCTGGCGCTCTCCTTCGCCCGGCACCACGACTTCGACCGGGGTTACGGCCCCGCGGTCAACCGGCTGCTGCGGCTGGTCCGGGAGGGCGGCGACTGGCGCGAGCTGGCCGCGGCCCTCTTCAACGGCCAGGGCTCGTGGGGCAACGGCGCCGCCATGCGCATCGCGCCGCTCGGCGCCTGGTACGCGGACGATCCGGAACAGGCGACCCACCAGGCGGAGATCTCGGCCTACCCCACGCATCAGCACCGTGAGGCGGTGGTCGGCGCCATGGCCGTCGCGGCGGCCGCGGCGCTGGCCGCGGACCCGGCGGGCCCGCCCCGCGCGCACGACCTCCTCGACGGGGTGATCGCCCTGGTGCCGAAGAGCGCGGTCGGCGCCGGACTCCGCCGCGCCCGGGACATGCTCGACTACGGCGACGCGGCCACGGTCGCGGCGGTACTGGGCTGCGGTCGGCGTACGACCGCGCACGACACGGTGCCCTTCGCGCTCTGGTCCGCCGCCCGCGCCCTGGGGGAGTACGAGACCGCCTTCTGGACGACCGCCCAGGTCGGCGGTGACGTGGACACGACCTGTGCCATCGTGGGCGGAGTCGTCGCGGCCGACCGGGCGGGGGCGCCGCCCGCCGAGTGGGCCGGACGGGTCGAGGCGCTGCCCGCCTGGATGACGGCATCGGCCTGAGAGGCCCGCGCGGAGACTCGCGACGCTCGCCGGGAACTCTCCGTGCATGGTGGGAACTCTCCGTGACCGCCCGCTCGTTGTCATGACAACCGCTGTGCGGGGCGTCGCCCCGAATCGCAGGCCTGGTAGGTCATGAGGGGGTGTGGTGGGAGGTGGAGGGGCTGTCGTTGTTCGTGGCGCTGCTGCCCGTCGCCCTCTTCGTCGTCCTCTCCCTCGTCCTGCCGGGTCGACCGGGCCGGGCGCCGGCCGCGGGCCGGGCGGCAGGTCCCCGGCGGGCGTGTGGCACGCCCACCGTCGGACCCGGCCCGGCCCCTGGTGCCGCGGCGTCAGCCCACCCCCGGACCGGCCGAGCCGGACAGGGCCTCCAGGTCGCTCTTGCGTACCCGGATCACCAGCCACGCCGTGGCCAGCGCGAGGACGGCCATGGCGGCGGCCGGAATGAAGGCCGCCGATATGCCCTGAGCCAGCACGTCGTGCTCCCAGGGCGCCGGCAACTGCTGCGTCCGGGCGAACTCCGCCTTCTGCTCCGCCGAACCGTTGGTGAGGAAGTCCGGCACCTGCTTCGCCGCCTCGTCCTTGCTGGCCGTGCCGAAGACCGTCGTCAGGATCGCGAGCCCGATCGATCCGCCCACCTGCTGCATCGCGTTGAGCAGACCCGACGCCGCGCCCGCCTCGTGCTGGGCGACCCCGGAGACCGCGGTCAGCGTCAGCGTCACGAAGTTCAGCCCCATGCCGAAGCCGAAGATCAGCATCGGTCCCAGGATCCCGCCGACATACGAGCTGTCGGAACTGATGAGGGCCTGCCAACCGAGCCCGAGCGCGGCCAGCGCCGAACCCACGATCATGAACGGCTTCGGGCCGAACACGGGCAGGAACCGCTGCGACAACCCCGCTCCGAGTGCGATCACCACCGTCACCGGCAGGAAGGCCAGACCGGCCTCGATCGGGGTGTAGCCCAGCACGTTCTGCACGAACAGCACGATGTAGAAGAACATGCCGAACATCGCGGCGGCCAGACTCAGCATGATCACGTACGTGCCGGAGCGGTTGCGGTCGGCGAACATCTTCAGCGGGGTGATCGGCTCCTTGGCCCGCGACTCGATGAAGACGAAGGCCAGCAGCAGGACCACCGCGGCGGCGAAGGAGCCGATGGTCAGGTTGTCCCGCCAGCCCTCGTCCGCGGCCCGGATGAAGCCGTAGACGAGGGACGCCATACCCGCCGTCGACGTCACCGCCCCGGCGATGTCGAAGCGGCCGGAGTGCCGTTCGGACTCGCTGATGTAGAGCGGGGCGAGCACGGCGATCAACACGCCGATCGGCACGTTGACGAAGAGCACCCAGCGCCAGTCGAGCCACTCGGTGAGCATGCCGCCCGCCAGCAGACCGATGGCGCCGCCGCCCGCGGAGACGGCGGCGAAGAC is a genomic window containing:
- a CDS encoding histidine phosphatase family protein, coding for MARPRRIVLVRHGESTGNVDDTVYEREPDHALALTDRGRAQAEETGKGLREVFGRERVSVYVSPYRRTHETLRAFHLDPELIRIREEPRLREQDWGNWQDRDDVRLQKAYRDAYGHFFYRFAQGESGADVYDRVGGFLESLFRSFEDPGHPQNVLLVTHGLAMRLFCMRWFHWTVAEFESLSNPGNAEMRMLVLGEDGKYLLDRPFERWRDPEPYGITG
- a CDS encoding ADP-ribosylglycohydrolase family protein; this encodes MTAHSSPDGRLDRALSSLRGLSVGDALGSQFFVPANYPLLGRRELPPGTWQWTDDTEMACSVVSVLASHRRIDQDALALSFARHHDFDRGYGPAVNRLLRLVREGGDWRELAAALFNGQGSWGNGAAMRIAPLGAWYADDPEQATHQAEISAYPTHQHREAVVGAMAVAAAAALAADPAGPPRAHDLLDGVIALVPKSAVGAGLRRARDMLDYGDAATVAAVLGCGRRTTAHDTVPFALWSAARALGEYETAFWTTAQVGGDVDTTCAIVGGVVAADRAGAPPAEWAGRVEALPAWMTASA
- a CDS encoding MFS transporter, producing the protein MTTSSLIKDQKPGAARREGHPGIALAVIAACQLMVVLDATIVNIALPHIQNALDFSTTDLTWVVSAYTLTFGGLLLLGGRAGDILGRRRVFMTGILLFTFASLLGGFAQEPWQLLAARVLQGVGGAIASPTSLALITTTFPEGPERNRAFGVFAAVSAGGGAIGLLAGGMLTEWLDWRWVLFVNVPIGVLIAVLAPLYISESERHSGRFDIAGAVTSTAGMASLVYGFIRAADEGWRDNLTIGSFAAAVVLLLAFVFIESRAKEPITPLKMFADRNRSGTYVIMLSLAAAMFGMFFYIVLFVQNVLGYTPIEAGLAFLPVTVVIALGAGLSQRFLPVFGPKPFMIVGSALAALGLGWQALISSDSSYVGGILGPMLIFGFGMGLNFVTLTLTAVSGVAQHEAGAASGLLNAMQQVGGSIGLAILTTVFGTASKDEAAKQVPDFLTNGSAEQKAEFARTQQLPAPWEHDVLAQGISAAFIPAAAMAVLALATAWLVIRVRKSDLEALSGSAGPGVG